The Calditerrivibrio nitroreducens DSM 19672 genome window below encodes:
- a CDS encoding endonuclease MutS2, which translates to MIDSSFQQIDFLQFKEHLKKHSISQFSSDFIDELTPFNSTSKIIEEQNQIREALDLFGDFGGELPDSRNYYQFYKKLLDPYSSWLVVDFIVFAEFHKKLGEFKKSVFGDFDVNHLKTLFSNIYVLPDIVDDIFSKITNDGHVKDDASDRLREIRKEKKNVKEKIYETLNSLINGKDSEKFVQERVIKEYSNRLMLLLRPNFRQFINGIVHSISGTGMTLYVEPSNVVEMNNRYQELISLEEIEVNRILQKLLDCIKSKSYEITETVNSMKKLYYFHAIFSYVGERDYVFPNFSNKIYVEKLHHPLIYDLKKEKSVPIDFEMTEDVNVAIITGPNAGGKTAALKSIGINTVLGRCGLPLFARCAELINFDKIFTDIGDQQSLVMDLSTFTSHMVNIKHIVDNSDGGSLVLLDELGTGTEPKEGEALAISIIEYLMDRGSRVIVTTHFSGVRNMAYRYKGVVLYGVDFDYENFEPKFRLIKGLAGRSDPLIIAGKLHFNESIISRAKKILEEYSSLEILSADELNRLKLDIEKERYTLEELKRSLEIKESELLVKENELKKKLNAKEEQILSDALSILNKVKSLKVRSNNNKEVDEIKSNIVKRMESLDIGDHIPDVKVGDMVKLSKYGKVAKILEISKNKAYVDMEGMKFTIELDKIRGEKLSVNQKKVDKEISVSAVVERSPRYEIVLVGKTVDEAWDELDKFLDKAILSGWNRVFVIHGRGSGALRKGLHNILKSDQRVKNFRIADIKEGGDAITIVELL; encoded by the coding sequence GTGATCGATTCATCCTTTCAGCAGATAGATTTTTTACAATTTAAAGAACACTTAAAAAAACATTCCATTTCACAATTTTCATCAGATTTTATAGATGAGTTAACCCCTTTTAATTCTACTTCTAAAATAATAGAAGAGCAGAATCAGATCAGAGAGGCATTGGATCTATTCGGGGATTTTGGGGGAGAACTGCCGGATTCAAGAAATTATTATCAATTCTATAAAAAACTTTTAGATCCATATTCATCCTGGCTGGTGGTGGACTTTATTGTTTTTGCAGAATTTCATAAAAAGCTTGGTGAATTTAAAAAATCAGTATTTGGTGATTTTGATGTAAATCATCTTAAAACTTTATTTTCAAATATATATGTATTGCCGGATATCGTGGATGATATCTTTTCAAAGATAACAAATGATGGGCACGTAAAGGATGATGCATCTGATAGGCTTAGGGAGATAAGAAAAGAGAAAAAGAATGTTAAAGAGAAGATTTATGAAACATTAAATAGTTTGATAAACGGTAAAGATTCAGAGAAGTTTGTGCAGGAAAGGGTAATAAAAGAGTATAGCAATAGACTTATGCTACTCCTGCGGCCTAATTTCAGGCAGTTTATAAATGGTATCGTTCATTCTATATCTGGAACAGGTATGACACTATATGTGGAGCCGTCAAATGTTGTGGAGATGAATAATCGTTATCAGGAGCTTATCTCTCTGGAAGAGATAGAGGTAAATAGAATTTTACAAAAGTTACTGGATTGTATAAAGTCTAAGTCTTACGAAATCACCGAAACGGTAAATTCGATGAAAAAACTCTACTATTTTCATGCAATTTTTAGTTATGTTGGGGAGAGGGATTATGTTTTTCCCAATTTTTCAAACAAAATTTACGTTGAAAAACTCCATCATCCATTGATTTATGATTTAAAAAAAGAAAAATCAGTTCCAATAGATTTTGAAATGACAGAAGATGTAAACGTGGCAATAATTACAGGTCCAAACGCAGGGGGAAAGACGGCAGCCCTAAAATCGATAGGTATCAATACGGTTTTAGGTAGGTGTGGATTACCTTTGTTTGCAAGGTGCGCCGAATTGATAAATTTTGATAAGATTTTTACCGATATAGGGGATCAGCAGTCTCTGGTGATGGATTTAAGTACTTTTACTTCGCATATGGTAAATATCAAGCATATTGTGGATAATTCTGATGGTGGCTCTCTGGTTTTACTGGATGAATTGGGTACAGGTACAGAGCCGAAAGAGGGGGAAGCTCTTGCCATTTCAATTATAGAATATTTGATGGATAGGGGCTCAAGAGTAATAGTTACCACACATTTTAGCGGTGTCAGAAATATGGCATATAGATATAAAGGTGTGGTGCTTTATGGTGTCGATTTCGATTATGAAAACTTTGAACCTAAATTTAGATTGATAAAAGGGTTGGCGGGTCGCTCAGATCCACTTATTATAGCTGGCAAATTACATTTCAATGAATCTATAATTTCAAGAGCCAAAAAGATACTGGAAGAATATAGCTCCCTTGAGATCCTTTCCGCTGATGAGCTTAATAGACTGAAATTGGATATTGAAAAGGAGAGATACACCCTAGAGGAGCTAAAGAGATCGCTTGAGATAAAGGAGTCGGAATTATTAGTAAAAGAGAATGAGTTGAAAAAGAAGCTGAATGCAAAAGAGGAGCAGATATTATCTGATGCCCTTTCTATTTTGAATAAAGTGAAATCTCTGAAAGTAAGATCAAATAACAACAAAGAAGTTGACGAAATAAAAAGTAATATAGTTAAGAGGATGGAGTCGTTGGATATCGGTGATCATATACCAGACGTCAAAGTGGGGGATATGGTAAAACTTTCAAAATATGGTAAAGTTGCCAAAATCCTTGAAATATCAAAAAACAAAGCATATGTGGATATGGAGGGGATGAAATTTACCATCGAACTCGATAAGATTAGAGGAGAAAAATTGTCTGTAAACCAGAAAAAAGTGGATAAGGAGATATCCGTCAGTGCGGTAGTAGAGAGAAGTCCAAGGTATGAAATAGTGCTTGTGGGGAAGACTGTGGATGAAGCCTGGGATGAACTGGATAAATTTCTGGACAAAGCTATATTATCCGGATGGAATAGAGTATTCGTCATACATGGTAGGGGTTCTGGTGCTTTGAGAAAAGGGCTTCATAATATTTTAAAATCGGATCAGAGGGTAAAAAACTTTCGGATTGCAGACATAAAAGAGGGTGGGGATGCAATTACTATAGTGGAATTATTATAG
- a CDS encoding DUF4384 domain-containing protein, which yields MKKIIFLFVLTLFIKSVFASTSVITESYGYACLSEDRTKRQAEEMAINDAKRNAAEKVSTKIKSQTLVEDLKLKNDIVESFASSNVKVIEQEGKWDKEPPAIGDCYKVRIKAEVIPTFDKDKSIETLLINDPSAPLVVNIFTNKKVYKVNDTVKIYLQGNKPFYAKIFYKDSTGQILQILPNPYRSDYHFDGGVIYEVPSAKDRFELKIEPPFGEDEIILYASTTELGNVDTESVGAVYKVKMTNKDDLSLSTRGISLKPKTDNTQPSEEFFEKSLKVNVK from the coding sequence ATGAAAAAAATTATTTTTCTCTTTGTGCTTACTCTGTTTATCAAATCTGTATTTGCTTCCACATCGGTGATTACAGAATCTTACGGCTATGCATGTCTTTCGGAGGATAGAACAAAACGACAGGCGGAAGAGATGGCTATAAATGATGCAAAAAGGAATGCAGCTGAAAAGGTATCCACAAAAATAAAATCCCAAACGTTGGTGGAGGATCTGAAATTAAAAAATGATATCGTTGAATCGTTTGCTTCTTCGAATGTAAAGGTTATAGAGCAGGAAGGAAAGTGGGACAAAGAGCCACCAGCAATAGGTGATTGTTATAAAGTGAGGATTAAAGCGGAGGTTATTCCTACGTTTGATAAAGATAAATCGATTGAAACTCTTCTGATCAACGATCCATCGGCACCACTTGTGGTAAATATTTTCACCAATAAAAAGGTTTACAAGGTTAATGATACGGTAAAGATATACCTTCAGGGTAATAAGCCTTTTTATGCAAAGATCTTTTACAAAGATTCCACAGGTCAGATATTGCAGATTTTGCCAAATCCTTATAGATCGGATTACCATTTTGATGGTGGGGTGATTTATGAGGTTCCCTCAGCCAAAGACCGTTTTGAATTAAAAATAGAGCCACCTTTTGGGGAGGATGAGATTATTCTGTATGCAAGCACCACTGAGCTTGGAAACGTAGACACAGAAAGTGTCGGAGCTGTTTACAAAGTGAAAATGACAAACAAGGATGACCTATCTCTATCCACAAGGGGTATCAGCTTAAAACCCAAAACCGACAACACACAGCCAAGTGAAGAGTTTTTTGAGAAAAGTTTGAAGGTGAATGTGAAATAA
- a CDS encoding CvpA family protein yields the protein MNFSGWDTFFLIILLVFTIKGFLRGLIWEIFRILGIILSYLFSFQINPFSMKILEFFGFSPPMAKLFGFVLTFLIIFVLVITASYLTKKFFRAIKLGWVDKAGGALFGLLKSAIIMSVLLSFVVSISPSSSFTRQLLKSPVSSRIIAMNPYIYEMLNKITGKSFSNPFLKKDKNIL from the coding sequence ATGAATTTTTCTGGGTGGGATACTTTTTTTCTAATAATTCTACTTGTTTTTACAATCAAAGGTTTTTTAAGAGGGTTGATCTGGGAGATCTTTAGAATTTTAGGTATCATTCTTTCATACCTTTTTTCCTTCCAGATAAACCCTTTTTCGATGAAAATATTGGAGTTTTTTGGATTTAGCCCCCCTATGGCAAAGCTTTTTGGGTTTGTACTGACGTTTCTTATCATTTTTGTTCTGGTAATTACCGCATCATACCTGACGAAGAAATTTTTTAGAGCAATAAAGCTTGGTTGGGTTGATAAAGCTGGGGGTGCATTATTTGGATTGTTGAAATCAGCCATTATAATGAGCGTTTTGTTGAGTTTTGTGGTTTCAATCTCCCCTTCATCATCCTTCACCAGGCAGCTTTTAAAATCTCCTGTTTCTTCCCGGATAATAGCGATGAATCCGTATATCTATGAGATGCTTAATAAGATTACAGGTAAAAGCTTCTCCAACCCTTTTTTGAAAAAGGATAAGAATATTCTGTGA
- the queC gene encoding 7-cyano-7-deazaguanine synthase QueC, whose protein sequence is MKKGIVLVSGGLDSCVTAAIAKNMGYSLYFLHINYGQKTEKKELESFNKLADFFKVVGKLIVDISYLKVIGGSSLTVDSIEIERGDPFRKDIPNTYVPFRNGNILSIAVSWAEVIRADRIFIGVVEEDSSGYPDCRKQFYDAFNQILKVGLAYTDLLIETPLIDKTKGEIVRIGAKLGAPFELTWSCYGENEVACGVCDSCLLRLKGFKEAGMVDPIPYKK, encoded by the coding sequence ATGAAAAAAGGGATTGTGCTCGTGAGTGGGGGATTGGACAGCTGTGTGACCGCTGCAATTGCTAAAAATATGGGGTACTCTCTTTATTTTCTTCATATAAATTATGGTCAGAAAACTGAAAAAAAAGAGCTTGAGTCCTTCAATAAATTGGCAGATTTTTTTAAAGTGGTGGGGAAACTGATTGTTGATATCAGCTATTTAAAAGTGATAGGCGGATCCTCTCTGACTGTGGATTCAATAGAAATCGAAAGAGGTGACCCTTTTAGAAAAGATATTCCAAATACCTATGTGCCTTTTAGAAACGGAAATATTCTATCCATTGCTGTTAGCTGGGCTGAGGTCATCAGGGCTGATAGGATCTTCATCGGTGTTGTGGAGGAGGATAGTAGCGGTTATCCCGATTGTAGAAAACAGTTTTACGATGCATTCAATCAGATTTTAAAAGTTGGGCTTGCCTATACTGACCTTTTGATAGAAACACCTTTGATTGACAAGACCAAGGGGGAGATTGTCCGTATAGGTGCGAAATTGGGGGCACCTTTTGAATTGACCTGGTCATGTTATGGCGAAAATGAAGTTGCATGTGGTGTTTGTGATAGTTGTTTACTTAGATTAAAAGGTTTCAAAGAGGCTGGGATGGTTGATCCTATCCCATATAAAAAATAA
- a CDS encoding TrkH family potassium uptake protein — MRFKFIFKVFGYLVLIVSLFMIFPIIVAYIYKEVFVAKVFFFTMIFNLCVSFILIFLFRKVKKNYLSSADGMFLVSIGWIVISLVSALPYTLSGVVNSFTDAFFESISGYTTTGATIFTAVEHLPKSILFWRSLTHWLGGMGIVVLTVAILPLLGIGGMQLIKAEAPGPSVDKISPRITTTAKYLWFIYIALTLAEVLLLMVGGMNFFDALNHSFATLATGGFSVKNESFLSYKNPYYEWVVAIFMILAGMNFTLHYKLFLGRFEILKKDSEWKFYVALIGLYTFIIGVDLYNSLGLSFHDSIRSAFFQVATIITTTGFASADYEKWSAFSQVLLFALMFVGGCSGSTGGGIKVIRVLTLLKQAINEMKYLVHPRGVFVLKINGESVRKNTVYAISGFFFLYMLTNLFIIIIISISGVDLTTAVTASLACVGNIGPGFGAVGPMDNYSSFSDFTKWTLSFGMLLGRLEIYTFLIIITPYYWKK; from the coding sequence ATGAGATTTAAATTTATATTTAAAGTTTTTGGATATTTAGTTTTGATTGTGTCTCTTTTTATGATATTTCCAATAATCGTAGCATATATTTACAAAGAAGTTTTTGTTGCAAAGGTTTTTTTCTTCACAATGATTTTCAATTTATGCGTAAGTTTTATATTAATATTTCTTTTTAGAAAGGTAAAAAAGAATTATCTGTCATCAGCTGACGGTATGTTTTTAGTATCTATTGGATGGATTGTCATATCACTGGTGAGTGCCCTGCCTTATACCCTCTCCGGTGTTGTAAATTCATTTACAGATGCCTTTTTTGAAAGTATATCGGGTTATACCACCACCGGAGCAACTATCTTTACTGCGGTGGAGCACCTTCCAAAATCGATTCTGTTTTGGAGATCACTCACTCACTGGTTGGGTGGAATGGGGATAGTTGTGCTTACTGTAGCAATTTTACCCCTTTTAGGGATAGGAGGGATGCAGCTTATCAAAGCAGAAGCCCCTGGACCTTCCGTTGATAAGATATCTCCAAGGATAACCACCACCGCCAAGTATCTATGGTTTATATATATTGCTCTGACACTGGCTGAAGTGTTGCTTTTAATGGTTGGAGGGATGAATTTTTTCGATGCGTTAAACCATTCCTTTGCCACCCTTGCCACAGGTGGTTTTTCTGTGAAAAATGAGAGTTTTTTATCATATAAAAACCCATACTACGAATGGGTGGTGGCAATATTTATGATACTTGCCGGGATGAATTTTACTCTTCATTATAAACTTTTTCTGGGGCGATTTGAGATACTAAAGAAAGATTCAGAGTGGAAATTTTATGTGGCTTTGATAGGGTTGTATACTTTTATTATCGGAGTGGACCTTTATAATTCACTTGGTTTATCATTCCACGATAGTATTAGATCAGCTTTTTTTCAGGTGGCCACCATCATTACAACCACAGGCTTTGCTTCAGCTGACTACGAAAAGTGGTCGGCTTTTTCTCAGGTACTACTTTTTGCTTTGATGTTTGTGGGTGGTTGCTCCGGATCCACCGGTGGTGGGATAAAGGTGATAAGGGTGCTAACCCTTTTAAAACAGGCCATCAATGAAATGAAATACCTCGTACACCCAAGAGGGGTATTTGTCTTGAAGATAAATGGTGAGTCTGTCAGAAAAAACACAGTTTATGCAATTTCAGGTTTCTTCTTTTTGTATATGCTCACAAACCTTTTTATAATTATCATAATAAGCATCTCCGGAGTTGATCTTACTACGGCAGTTACTGCTTCTCTGGCGTGTGTTGGAAATATCGGCCCCGGCTTTGGTGCAGTGGGACCTATGGATAATTATAGTTCTTTTTCTGATTTTACAAAATGGACTTTAAGTTTTGGTATGCTGTTGGGAAGACTTGAAATTTATACATTTCTTATTATAATAACACCATACTACTGGAAAAAATAG
- a CDS encoding tetratricopeptide repeat protein, whose protein sequence is MKKINFIDILCKDIENLIDAGELDKADEGITKIFMKYGEDPEFLKKIYRILGKYHYVKGDRLKSLEYFKQYEKDVSDDIESISFMAEVLIDLGRGEIALGYIMKLMEDEKYITRGRVLYLFYKILVSDYENAISIYKDLHQSHLLGVNDYIKIAYYFLIKKRFSQSKDVILNALSIYQGNISLQDEYEYIVDIEGYYKNNIKLFYFNNIERFSFKTSVYSKALRYLVEVLSIRNYAEVEIQLMVDMLIELNRIKYSASDKMLAAICDCFILEAILQEWEVSVIIERFYGVKLQNVKKHIAQLESINFFDKFMDRVDDVIKNSFGEEFDYE, encoded by the coding sequence GTGAAAAAGATAAACTTCATTGACATATTGTGTAAAGATATAGAGAATTTAATAGATGCAGGGGAGCTTGATAAAGCCGATGAAGGGATAACGAAAATTTTCATGAAATATGGCGAAGATCCGGAATTTTTGAAAAAAATTTATCGTATCTTAGGTAAATACCACTACGTTAAAGGGGATAGGCTAAAGTCTCTGGAGTATTTCAAGCAATACGAAAAGGATGTTTCTGATGATATAGAATCGATATCTTTTATGGCGGAGGTATTGATAGACTTAGGAAGGGGTGAAATCGCCCTGGGTTATATAATGAAGCTTATGGAAGATGAAAAGTATATCACCAGAGGTAGGGTGCTTTACCTATTTTATAAGATCCTCGTATCTGATTATGAAAATGCGATTTCGATATATAAGGATCTTCATCAATCTCACCTTTTGGGGGTGAATGATTACATAAAGATTGCATACTATTTTCTGATAAAAAAACGGTTTTCCCAGTCAAAGGATGTTATACTCAATGCTCTTTCCATATACCAGGGAAACATTTCTCTACAGGATGAATATGAATATATTGTGGATATAGAGGGGTATTATAAAAACAACATCAAACTATTTTACTTTAATAATATTGAAAGATTTTCATTTAAAACAAGCGTTTATTCAAAAGCCCTTCGTTATCTTGTGGAGGTTTTATCCATACGAAACTATGCTGAGGTGGAGATACAGCTCATGGTGGATATGCTGATAGAATTGAATCGGATAAAGTATTCTGCCTCTGATAAGATGCTGGCTGCGATATGTGACTGTTTTATACTTGAGGCGATTTTACAGGAGTGGGAGGTATCCGTCATAATTGAGAGGTTTTATGGTGTGAAATTGCAGAATGTTAAGAAACATATTGCCCAATTGGAATCTATCAATTTCTTCGATAAGTTTATGGATCGGGTGGATGATGTTATAAAAAATAGCTTTGGAGAGGAGTTTGATTATGAGTAA
- a CDS encoding GatB/YqeY domain-containing protein — MGLKEMINEDMKQYMKEKNQLALNAVRMIKAEIKNAEIAKIGELSDDEVVKVIQSSIKKRKDSIEQFKNAGRNDLVEKEEEELKYLEKYLPKGLTKDEVISIIKEEVAKVDITDKKNFGVVMRSVMGRIQGRYDGKEVNTLVNDVICGKI; from the coding sequence ATGGGTTTAAAAGAGATGATCAATGAAGATATGAAGCAGTATATGAAGGAGAAAAATCAACTGGCGCTTAATGCTGTAAGGATGATTAAAGCAGAGATAAAAAATGCTGAAATAGCCAAGATAGGGGAATTATCAGATGATGAGGTGGTAAAGGTAATACAATCTTCCATAAAGAAAAGAAAGGATTCCATAGAGCAGTTTAAAAATGCTGGCAGAAATGACCTTGTGGAAAAAGAGGAGGAAGAGCTTAAATATCTTGAAAAGTATCTACCGAAAGGTTTGACCAAAGATGAAGTCATTTCCATTATAAAGGAAGAGGTTGCTAAGGTTGATATAACTGACAAAAAGAATTTCGGTGTGGTTATGAGAAGTGTGATGGGACGTATTCAGGGTAGATATGATGGTAAAGAGGTAAACACACTGGTAAATGATGTAATATGTGGTAAAATTTAG
- a CDS encoding 3'-5' exonuclease, translated as MFGKLFKKGKTDFYNDPIRNYVVKICETYNKTDFLSRTIFDVEFCVVDTETTGLDINTAKIINLAAVKIKGFKIIDYYNVFINPGKSIDPESIKWHGITDEMVKDKPFVVEVMPEFVKFIRKSVIVGHHIKFDVDMISKELMETFGCSLKQKCLDTMFIYTRGIAKKNDHVGLDFLLDLYKVRCNGRHTALGDAMATAEVFNKMVMQISDRFKTVRDLYELHREQT; from the coding sequence ATGTTTGGAAAATTATTCAAAAAAGGTAAAACAGATTTTTATAATGACCCTATCCGTAATTACGTTGTGAAAATTTGTGAAACATATAATAAAACAGATTTTCTTAGTAGAACTATATTTGATGTGGAGTTTTGTGTGGTGGATACCGAAACCACAGGTCTTGATATTAATACGGCTAAAATTATCAATCTTGCTGCGGTGAAGATAAAAGGGTTTAAGATAATAGACTATTACAATGTATTTATTAATCCAGGTAAAAGTATAGATCCAGAATCGATAAAATGGCATGGAATAACTGATGAAATGGTGAAAGATAAACCTTTTGTGGTGGAGGTGATGCCGGAATTTGTAAAATTCATACGGAAATCAGTTATTGTGGGGCATCATATAAAGTTTGATGTGGATATGATATCAAAAGAGCTTATGGAAACTTTTGGTTGTTCGCTAAAACAGAAATGCCTTGATACGATGTTTATATATACCAGAGGAATTGCTAAGAAAAATGACCATGTGGGGCTTGATTTCTTGCTCGATCTTTATAAAGTGAGATGTAATGGCAGACACACCGCTCTTGGGGATGCAATGGCTACAGCGGAGGTATTCAACAAGATGGTTATGCAGATTTCTGATAGATTTAAAACAGTACGGGATCTTTATGAATTACATAGGGAGCAAACATAG
- the pfkA gene encoding 6-phosphofructokinase, translated as MKRIAVMTSGGDCPGMNAAIRSVVRTAIAHNLEPFGIEQGYKGLIEGKIIPMSNKSVANIIQRGGTILKSARSMEFKTDEGQRKAVNNLAELGIEGLIIIGGDGSLTGAKILSERYGIKTIGIPGSIDNDLCCTDMSIGVDTALNTIVRAVDSINDTASSHDRTFLIEVMGRNCGYLALVSAIATGAEAVLIPEVQYDIEKIIAKIKKRYEEGKSRSIIIIAEGVGSAMDFGKVFGMIGGFDTRVTVLGHLQRGGSPTVFDRILATRMGTAAVEALLDGVTASMTALQKTKIELVPFKDIIGLKKPLDHKLIEIAEVLSR; from the coding sequence ATGAAAAGAATTGCGGTTATGACAAGTGGTGGGGATTGTCCTGGTATGAATGCGGCCATAAGAAGCGTTGTTAGAACCGCTATTGCTCATAATCTCGAACCTTTCGGGATTGAGCAGGGATATAAAGGGTTAATTGAGGGGAAGATTATTCCAATGAGTAATAAATCTGTTGCAAATATCATTCAGCGGGGTGGTACGATTTTAAAAAGTGCCCGGTCCATGGAATTTAAAACCGATGAGGGGCAGAGGAAAGCGGTAAATAATCTTGCAGAATTAGGTATAGAAGGACTTATCATAATAGGTGGTGATGGATCTCTCACAGGAGCAAAGATACTTTCGGAGAGGTATGGGATTAAAACAATAGGTATTCCTGGATCGATAGACAATGACCTTTGTTGCACTGATATGTCGATAGGTGTTGATACCGCTTTAAATACTATAGTTAGAGCGGTGGACTCAATAAATGATACCGCCAGTTCACATGACAGGACGTTTTTGATAGAGGTGATGGGTAGAAATTGTGGTTATCTCGCACTTGTTTCAGCAATTGCCACCGGTGCGGAAGCTGTTTTAATCCCTGAAGTTCAATACGATATAGAAAAGATAATTGCCAAAATAAAAAAACGTTACGAAGAGGGTAAGAGTAGAAGTATCATAATTATAGCAGAAGGGGTTGGATCTGCAATGGATTTTGGGAAGGTTTTCGGTATGATAGGTGGCTTTGATACGAGGGTGACGGTGCTTGGACATCTGCAGCGTGGTGGTAGCCCAACTGTTTTTGATCGAATTTTAGCCACCAGAATGGGTACGGCTGCAGTGGAGGCTCTCCTTGATGGTGTTACGGCATCTATGACGGCTCTACAGAAGACCAAAATTGAGCTTGTGCCCTTTAAAGATATCATAGGGCTTAAAAAACCTTTAGATCATAAGCTGATTGAGATTGCTGAAGTACTGAGTAGATAA
- a CDS encoding cob(I)yrinic acid a,c-diamide adenosyltransferase — translation MSIATKKGDGGETSLYSGERVKKYDLRVEAYGTCDELISFLGLLKNSYSDFYDEIELIQNTLYRINSYLATTRENERFLIEEKDLSKIEELLNSFENEVGELKGFVVPSECYEASIADICRTICRRFERRVVELSVHENVDKIVLRFINRLSDLLFMMARVIGKRKGGKIHGFKRDDQ, via the coding sequence ATGAGTATCGCCACAAAGAAGGGGGATGGTGGTGAGACATCCCTTTATTCCGGTGAAAGGGTAAAAAAGTATGATCTCAGGGTGGAAGCCTACGGTACCTGTGATGAGTTGATAAGCTTTCTTGGTTTGTTAAAGAACAGCTATTCAGATTTTTATGATGAAATTGAGTTGATCCAGAATACACTTTACAGGATAAATTCATATCTTGCCACAACAAGAGAGAATGAGAGATTCTTAATTGAGGAAAAGGATTTGTCTAAGATTGAAGAGCTTTTGAATAGTTTTGAAAATGAAGTGGGGGAATTGAAAGGTTTTGTGGTACCATCCGAGTGTTATGAAGCCTCTATTGCAGATATCTGTAGAACTATATGCCGGAGGTTTGAAAGAAGGGTGGTGGAGCTTTCTGTACACGAAAATGTTGACAAAATTGTTTTAAGATTTATAAATAGGCTTTCCGATCTTTTGTTTATGATGGCAAGGGTTATAGGAAAGAGAAAAGGAGGAAAGATACATGGGTTTAAAAGAGATGATCAATGA